A genomic region of Plasmodium malariae genome assembly, chromosome: 14 contains the following coding sequences:
- the PmUG01_14048900 gene encoding GPI ethanolamine phosphate transferase 3, putative, whose product MKEKSKYHLFGNFLTNHLLIFFMILLINVLLYFSFINGFLFPREGIVNKSENLEIFSRKVFGDEYIEFLKKKKHVHSIINAPYNRIIILLIDSLRFDFALYDPNYSKEKEKDETLSGQEKQKDEVKYFLNNMLNLHNILKNEKKNSRLFRFEADAPTVTTSRLKSMLIGTIPNYMDLNENFSPNENIQDNFVEQLHSNKKTIIAIGDETITKLTRNITKKLVYESFNMFDLYSLDIKSKNHFYKEYSLSYWDIIYVHMLGVDHVGHVKKTNSKIMKNVIKNFDILIHDIIKKIKLEQKHKTLFVVFGDHGQMDSGDHGGFSADEIDSALFVYSPLGFMNMDKNIDSKNLVLYDREILHRSSSPSDASLGPDNNTRGKESYIRHHSVLRNAHRDKSYFYNVKHTKQINLISTLSFLIGSTVPFCNIGNVILDILPSAYKTNTIINIGEKDNKKKNTQRYNKNQSNIYYDLLDLHYIAELNYANLWQINRYLNEYEKNYTVDKNENYFLIKNGWKQIEEKKSCFFKPDKEFIDNEEMLNIEKESYIEYINKMRNLMQITQKYFYFIFSIKKKSFIILSFAICIFYFLILKLFYHYSKLNYYHKSITASSLIFILIFLFIIVITFDFFNGNIYIMLLPFVFLFFLVFHIFSKNKYKDISRFFIYSKLSLISNLFLDEDLITFKGIQHQESDYFHNYNNRKDIYQKGSNKKFFQKFFGLLKCLLIIIKRSASKSASIVFPNIFHKICCFISIEKKSIQIIKNNKFFIFVIVWSLFLMSFNYIYSENHFIHLILIVHVLSSTRTCERYLSYQFFRELLLLAALIINMSVSFLPSYFVHDKEKLFLKRSVLNIALPITFYFFSILLINCNIHKLLRKKIKTTMIVGWTIQFILVVLFLQKINDHLIFWFPPIIYILTFSLIAFVLLRKNSIIEKEKIEDSYQKIYEVSISFFLILMSALQLSLIIYSNTNLSVMVFFYMTLLFFYFYFISMNNSRKNQDINNVKLMWIRENRNIDMFINSKEEIYIKEKFTVNTSVKEKFYLKLEEQRESILDKCNYLNHSDITQIQVYKLIRNISFFYINETDFYILSFILLKYSFFLTGQKFVFTNLPLISAYIGFNKYVWPLSQIYIFMHVFFPMLFSFIFIIYIFNLRKIMIMESFNEKDFYNFYFYPLFNFLFKGFFLLCVKCVTSLWVAFYLDFHIMLHDYFLPNYFYLSSIVITYTVLSMIILLITKSIFLR is encoded by the exons TACGACCCAAATTATAgtaaagaaaaggaaaaggatgAAACTCTTAGTGGACAAGAGAAGCAAAAAGATGAAGTCAagtattttctaaataatatgctgaatttacataatatattgaaaaatgaaaagaaaaactcTAGATTATTTAGATTTGAAGCGGATGCACCTACTGTAACTACGTCAAGATTAAAATCTATGTTGATTGGGACAATACCAAATTATATGGATTTAAATGAGAATTTTAGTccaaatgaaaatatacaagATAATTTTGTTGAGCAACTTCATTCAAACAAGAAAACAATTATTGCCATTGGTGATGAAACtattacaaaattaacaAGAAATATAACTAAGAAATTAGTATATGAAAGTTTTAATATGTTTgatttatattctttagatataaaatcaaaaaatcatttttataaagaatattCTTTAAGTTATTGGGACATTATCTATGTCCATATGTTAGGTGTTGATCATGTAGGACATGTGAAAAAGACAAATtctaaaataatgaaaaatgtaataaagaACTTTGATATCCTTATCCATGatataattaagaaaataaaattagaacaAAAGCATAAAACACTTTTTGTAGTTTTTGGAGATCATGGTCAAATGGATTCAGGAGATCATGGTGGTTTTAGCGCAGATGAAATAGATAGTGCTTTATTCGTTTATTCTCCTCTGGGTTTTATGAATatggataaaaatatagatagtAAAAATTTAGTATTATATGATAGGGAAATCTTGCATAGAAGTTCTTCCCCTTCTGATGCTTCTCTCGGTCCTGATAATAATACAAGAGGAAAAGAAAGCTACATAAGACATCATTCAGTTTTACGTAATGCGCATAGGGATAAatcttatttttacaatgttAAGCATACAAAAcagataaatttaattagtactctatcatttttaattggTTCAACTGTGCCATTTTGCAATATAGGAAATGTTATTCTAGATATCCTTCCGAGTGCATATAAGACAAATACcattataaatataggagaaaaagataacaaaaaaaaaaatacgcaaaggtataataaaaatcaaTCTAACATATACTATGATTTATTAGATTTACATTACATTGCTGAGTTAAATTATGCAAATCTTTGGcaaataaatagatatttaaatgaatatgaaaaaaattatacagtagataaaaatgagaattattttcttattaaaaatggTTGGAAacaaatagaagaaaaaaaatcgtGTTTTTTCAAACCTGATAAAGAGTTTATAGACAATGAAGAAATgttaaatattgaaaaagagtcatatatagaatatataaataaaatgagaaATTTAATGCAAATTACTCAAAAgtatttctattttatttttagtataaaaaaaaaatcttttataattttaagttttgcaatatgtattttttattttctaatacTTAAGttgttttatcattattctaagttaaattattatcataaatcCATTACAGCTAGTAGtctaatttttattctaatatttctgtttattatagtaattacatttgatttttttaatggaaacatatacataatgttGTTGccatttgtatttttattctttctagtgttccatatattttcaaaaaataaatataaagatatttccagattttttatttattcgaAATTAAGTCTAATATCCAATCTTTTTTTAGACGAAGACTTAATTACATTTAAGGGAATACAACACCAAGAAAGtgattattttcataattataataatagaaaagaCATATACCAAAAAGGatctaataaaaaattttttcaaaaattttttggtTTACTTAAgtgtttattaattataattaaaagaagcGCTTCAAAAAGTGCTAGTATTGTCTTTcctaatatatttcataagaTATGTTGTTTTATTTCCATAGAAAAGAAATCAATTCAAAtaattaagaataataaattttttatatttgttattgtGTGGagcttatttttaatgtccTTTAACTACATATATAGTGAGAATCATTTCATTCACCTCATATTAATTGTTCATGTGCTCTCTTCCACACGAACGTGCGAACGCTATCTTTCCTATCAATTTTTTAG gGAGCTGCTCCTTCTAGCCGCTTTAATAATCAATATGTCTGTCAGTTTTCTGCCTAGCTATTTTGTGCATGAcaaggaaaaattatttttaaaaagatcaGTTTTGAATATAGCACTGcctattactttttatttttttagtatattgttaataaatTGTAACATACACAAATTATTaaggaagaaaataaaaacaacaaTGATAGTAGGATGGACCATACAGTTCATTCttgttgttttatttttgcaaaaaattaatgatcaTCTTATATTTTGGTTTCCTccaattatttatatattgacCTTTTCACTAATtgcatttgttttattaagaaaaaatagcataatagaaaaagaaaaaatagaagattCCTATCAAAAGATTTATGAAGTTTCTATTAGTTTCTTTCTAATACTTATGTCTGCACTGCAGTTATCTCTTATTATATACAGTAATACGAATTTAAGTGTAatggtatttttttatatgacattgttatttttttatttctattttataagtATGAACAATTCAAGAAAAAACCAAGATATAAATAACGTTAAACTTATGTGGATTCGGGAAAACAGAAACATAGATATGTTCATTAACtcaaaagaagaaatatatataaaggaaaaatttacTGTGAATACATCGGTAAAAGAAAAGTTTTATCTTAAGCTTGAAGAACAAAGAGAAAGTATATTAGATAAATGTAATTACCTAAATCATTCAGATATTACACAAATTCAagtttataaattaattagaaatatttcattcttttatattaatgaaacagatttttatatattgtcttttatacttttaaaatatagtttttttttaacggGACAgaaatttgtttttactaATCTACCGTTAATTTCAGCATATATTGGTTTTAACAAATATGTTTGGCCGCTTAGtcagatatatatatttatgcatgttttttttcctatgttattttcttttatattcatcatttacatttttaatttaagaaaGATAATGATTATGGAATCCTTTAATGAGAAggatttttataatttttacttttatccattattcaattttttgtttaa gGGCTTCTTCTTGCTTTGTGTAAAGTGCGTTACGTCTCTGTGGGTCGCTTTTTATTTGGATTTTCACATTATG CTACACGACTATTTTTTAccgaattatttttatttgtcttCTATAGTTATAACTTATACTGTTCTTTCtatgattattttattaataaccaagagtatatttttaagataa
- the SET5 gene encoding histone-lysine N-methyltransferase, putative → MIVFKRIFHNYFARNALTNILKKEEINFNDLHKRVYIGRSDYNGLGIFSLSKIKRNEIIEICPTVKIENEDIPKKLINYLFEKKEQNMNKQIVQILTKKDETANYKLFPLGYGILYNHSNSPNAFVHIARINKEKVNINIFTETVVSSQIMIFRAQRDIQKNEEIFISYGQCWWRVS, encoded by the exons ATGATTGTTTTCAAAAgaatatttcataattattttgcaAGGAATGCACTAacaaacattttaaaaaaggaggaaataaattttaatgacTTGCATAAAAGAGTGTACATTGGGCGTTCTGACTACAATGGATTAGGCATATTTTcgttaagtaaaataaaaagaaatgaaattattGAAATTTGTCCTACtgtaaaaatagaaaatgaagatataccaaaaaaattaataaattatttatttgaaaagaAAGAACAGAATATGAATAAACAAATTGTTCAAATTTTGACAAAAAAAGACGAAACCGCAAATTATAAACTCTTCCCCTTAGGTTAtggtattttatataatcacTCCAATTCACCGAATGCATTTGTTCATATTGCtcgaataaataaagaaaaggtgaacattaatatatttact GAAACAGTTGTTTCAAGTCAAATTATGATATTTCGTGCTCAAAGGGATATAcagaaaaatgaagaaatatttatctcGTATGGACAATGTTGGTGGAGGGTAAGCtag
- the PmUG01_14049100 gene encoding geranylgeranyl transferase type2 beta subunit, putative produces the protein MGYNMYGLLNEELDLNLHEKYFLNTITEKLGKTYNESRSSNKYESLFLSGVFWVLSGLSIINKDRRNLNEVLDNNIIELIYILVMQCLEKKKIKEKYIYNLKKEKYLLSNEDVHNIINTSKYDNNFDKKSYTKRKKLERTRIIHDSTEKNCSEKVKNINNIDIDSEENSSKMREPKHSKLINDGEETTSKKRPFSKINVKLNKSMNNLSCSEKKKKKKKFIVRGFSPCNKKFLYEANVISTLSAIQILFLLNKTSEDDISTKILLEIYNFIYFIFDADRGFFYFSLNSLRYRFDGDMRFMFCSLAILYFIKLLLKKRNINIHIYKYKEKCTQWISSCFNIDGGFSSLPGSESHAGTTFCAISSLNLLKGKSYENYFLENRLLKRRLIRWLCDRYENFGINGRVGKDHDVCYAWWVLGSLVSLKTNLSELFNVNILINFILKCQDRNNGGFSRVEQNENNFKKENFNYYQEEQLTYKETDPFHTFFSLCALSLIYYNVNYYKKKAKRKCVLYDNAVFPQYFEHVLRRLKHIHESFAMPIDMIKSPL, from the exons ATGGGTTATAACATGTACGGACTTTTAAACGAGGAACTTGACCTAAACCTGCATGagaaatattttctaaacACGATAACTGAAAAATTaggaaaaacatataatgaGAGTAGATCATCTAACAAATACGAGTCCCTGTTTCTGAGTGGTGTTTTTTGGGTACTTAGCGGCCTTTCAATAATAAACAAAGATAGAAGAAATTTGAACGAAGTATTAGATAACAACATAATAGagttaatatacatattagtTATGCAAtgtttggaaaaaaaaaaaattaaggaaaaatatatttacaatttaaaaaaagaaaagtatcTTTTATCAAATGAAGatgttcataatataattaatacatctaaatatgataacaattttgataaaaaaagttatacaaaaagaaaaaaattggaaCGCACAAGAATTATCCATGATTCTACGGAAAAAAATTGTTCTgagaaagtaaaaaatattaataatattgataTAGATAGTGAAGAAAATAGCAGCAAAATGAGAGAACCTAAACACTCTAAGTTGATCAATGACGGTGAAGAAACAACGTCTAAAAAAAGACCCTTTAGCaaaattaatgtaaaattaaataaatcaaTGAATAACTTGTCttgttcagaaaaaaaaaaaaaaaaaaaaaaatttatcgtAAGAGGCTTTAGTCCTTGCAATAAAAAATTCCTATACGAAGCAAATGTAATATCCACATTAAGTGCTATTCAGATTTTGtttctattaaataaaacCAGTGAAGATGACATAAGTACGAAAATTTTGTTAgagatatataattttatatattttattttcgaTGCTGACAGAggatttttttatttttctttgaaTAGTTTACGATATCGTTTTGATGGTGATATGCGTTTCATGTTTTGTTCATTagctattttatattttataaaacttttattgaagaaaaggaatataaatatacatatatacaaatataaggAGAAATGTACACAATGGATTTCAAGCTGTTTTAACATAGATGGAGGGTTTTCAAGCCTTCCAGGGTCAGAATCTCATGCAGGAACGACATTTTGTGCAATTAGTTCTTTAAACTTGTTGAAGGGAAAAagttatgaaaattattttttagagaACAGACTATTAAAAAGGAGATTAATTAG atGGCTATGTGATagatatgaaaattttggCATTAATGGAAGAGTAGGAAAAGATCATGATGTTTGTTATGCATGGTGGGTTTTGGGTAGTTTAGTTTCTTTGAAAACTAATTTAAGTGAACTATTTAAtgtgaatattttaataaattttattttgaaatgtCAGGATAGAAATAATGGTGGATTTTCAAGAGtagaacaaaatgaaaataattttaagaaagaaaattttaattattaccAAGAGGAACAATTAACATACAAAGAAACGGACCCATTCCACACCTTCTTTTCCTTATGCGCCTTAtcacttatatattataatgttaaTTATTACAAGAAGAAAGCAAAGCGAAAATGTGTACTCTATGATAATGCAGTGTTTCCTCAATATTTCGAACACGTTCTGCGAAGGCTAAAACACATACACGAATCTTTTGCAATGCCCATAGATATGATAAAGAGTCCCCTTTAA
- the EMC6 gene encoding ER membrane protein complex subunit 6, putative yields METKENTIKNKEVNLKTSLDLKLADDNQYNENIIKHNKNSLILSKQFYGIIGGITVGILGVQGIYGFLLFSIFTLIGTLMTFFHIRTSFKSFFLKKSDIFVGDFFSGLITFILFWTLSYDIIYIF; encoded by the exons atggaAACAAAGGAAAACACCATTAAAAACAAGGAAGTTAATTTAAAAACTAGTTTGGACTTAAAATTAGCAGACGACAATCAGTATAATGagaatataattaaacataataaaaattcattgATTCTGAGTAAACAATTTTATGGGATAATTGGTGGAATTACAGTTGGAATTTTGGGAGTTCAAGGTATTTATGGTTTTCTCTTGTTTTCTATATTTACTCTAATAGGTACACTAATGACCTTCTTTCATATTAGGACTAGTTttaaatccttttttttaaaaaagtcaGATATCTTTGTCGGTGATTTCTTTAGTGGATTAATA acctttattttgttttggaCCCTATCTTACgacataatatacattttttaa
- the PmUG01_14049300 gene encoding conserved Plasmodium protein, unknown function, giving the protein MLRMHLVSLFILFYLPFIIKCFATNSYNKNAVHDCSSLFCSYDKLTNIYENSKFILAELENILYDVRDERNLNKSEHEYNKKLDLEIKFSTNEDYEDLSHISSDKEYENESRYREPVPYITISRMDEDDFENSVLNDYASNSENAVNRPLTNEEEMDIVFSRIRELEEQQKRFKEENRKYNLKRYLR; this is encoded by the exons atgttaagAATGCACTTAGTATCTTtgtttattcttttctaCCTTCCGTTCATCATAAAATGTTTTGCTACTAATTCTTATAACAAGAATGCCGTACATGATTGTTCTAGTCTTTTTTGCTCGTATGATAAactaacaaatatatacgaAAATTCCAAATTTATCTTAGCagaattagaaaatataCTATATGATGTGAGGGACGAAAGAAACTTAAATAAGTCAg AACATGagtacaataaaaaattagaccttgaaattaaattttctacCAATGAGGATTATGAGGATTTGTCACATATATCCTCAGATAaagaatatgaaaatgaaagTAGATATAGGGAACCTGTTCCTTATATAACTATTAGTAGAATGGATGAAG ATGATTTTGAAAATTCCGtatta AATGATTATGCTAGTAACTCGGAAAATGCAGTGAATAGACCCTTAACAAACGAAGAGGAAATGGATATTGTTTTCTCGAGAATACGAGAA CTTGAAGAGCAACAAAAACGTTTTAAGGAGGAAAATAG AAAATACAATTTGAAAAGGTATTTAAGGTAA
- the PmUG01_14049400 gene encoding adrenodoxin-type ferredoxin, putative, whose amino-acid sequence MITKFSFLRKNNTLKRVLFNKIENNYIYFKFIKTFTTQNFDEINVTFVSQDNYEKTVKAKVGDSILKVAHENKINMEGFCACSTCHVIIEEKFYDLLPEALDNEIDMLELAPCITETSRLGCQVKLTKELDGMKVMLPPMTRNFYVDGYVPTPH is encoded by the exons ATGATTACAA AGTTTAGTTTTctcagaaaaaataatacactAAAAAGggttttatttaataagattgaaaataattatatttattttaaatttatcaaaACTTTCACGACACAAAATTTTGATGAAAT TAATGTAACATTTGTAAGTCAAGacaattatgaaaaaacagTCAAAGCAAAAGTAGGAGATAGTATATTAAAAGTTGCtcatgaaaataaaataaatatggagG GTTTTTGTGCATGCTCTACTTGTCATGTAATAATTGAAGAAAAGTTTTATGACCTTCTGCCGGAAGCTTTAGATAACGAAATTGATATGTTGGAGTTAGCTCCTTGTATAACTGAAAC TTCTAGATTAGGTTGTCAAGTTAAGCTAACAAAAGAACTAGATGGAATGAAAGTAATGTTACCGCCTATGAcaagaaatttttatgtagATGGTTATGTGCCTACTCcacattaa
- the PmUG01_14049500 gene encoding conserved Plasmodium protein, unknown function translates to MIGKIFDNAFRIRTYNRFVCFIIGGAFTYSLANPDIDTVYEFFPIFKQNKYAYLTFLEVNENHSKVFEEKLKDLCRFCQKQPGYLYTKIIKRKNNLDNLSKYIIVSTWLKSENYLLACNRMYGQILINNIQSYANYNSYLYRIVVDDSDYLPPL, encoded by the coding sequence atgataggAAAAATATTCGATAATGCCTTTCGAATACGTACTTACAATAGATTTGTTTGTTTCATTATTGGAGGAGCATTTACATATAGTCTAGCAAATCCTGATATAGATACAGTATATGAATTTTTCCctatttttaaacaaaataaatacgcatatttaacatttttagaAGTCAATGAAAATCATAGCAAAGTATTCGAAGAAAAGCTTAAGGACCTATGTAGATTTTGTCAAAAGCAACCAGGTTATTTatacacaaaaataattaaaagaaaaaataacttaGACAATTTAAGTAAGTATATTATTGTTTCTACTTGGttaaaaagtgaaaattACCTATTAGCATGTAATAGAATGTATGgacaaatattaattaacaATATTCAAAGTTATGCGAACTACAATTCCTACTTATATAGAATTGTTGTGGATGATTCGGATTACTTGCCCCCTTTGTAA
- the PmUG01_14049600 gene encoding conserved Plasmodium protein, unknown function, whose protein sequence is MRVNFFIFIFITLLTYNPIFSYRRLTDLNSLKSIPQSLKPIKPTRFQQRRAHIEVTTAEKMKVDIGDWLINITYKIPSNNTEKIKSIDIYSMTFPNTELEEFKEYLLED, encoded by the exons ATGAGGGTAAACTTTTTcatctttattttcataactTTGCTCACTTACAATCccatattttcatatagaAGATTAACGGACTTAAATAGCTTGAAAAGCATACCGCAAAGTTTAAAGCCAATAAAACCa aCAAGATTTCAACAAAGGAGAGCACACATTGAAGTCACCACAGctgaaaaa ATGAAAGTTGATATAGGTGATTGgcttattaatataacatacaAAATACCAAGTAATAATACAGAAAAAATCAAAAGTATCGATATATACTCAATGACCTTCCCCAATACGGAGTTGGAAGAATTTAAAGAGTATCTGTTAGAAGATTAA
- the PmUG01_14049700 gene encoding conserved Plasmodium protein, unknown function — protein sequence MDMEIKEFDKLSGFRIKCTKDLIFKGSISAIVGMILGIMCSLIVNCTLVEVSLSKFFSMYFGILFIIVGIIIFWRLTANVIDEAENRRSQLMILAALIVFSGILCLFFDRSWLFSLSPLSKVPIYCILGISISFALTFSLIDLINYLIGFIEGSITRPFIESVAQVYLILLFTITMGGIFGFIFGLLDVEDESSHHIRLALMKAENCCFPLGAILGGIAGFGNEIFRQQSEAYKIENVTEFDDEV from the exons atggataTGGAAATTAAAGAGTTTGATAAATTGTCAGGGTTTAGAATTAAATGCACAAAGGATTTGATTTTTAAGGGAAGTATAAGTGCTATTGTTGGTATGATATTAGGTATAATGTGTTCACTGATAGTTAACTGTACGTTAGTTGAAGTTTCCTTAtcgaaatttttttctatg tactttggtatattatttataatagttggaattataattttctggAGATTAACTGCTAACGTAATTGATGAAGCAGAAAATAGAAGAAGTCAACTGATGATCTTAGCAGCATTG ATAGTATTTTCGGGGATTTTATGCTTATTTTTTGATCGCTCTTGGTTATTTTCCTTATCACCCTTATCAAAAGTTCCCATTTATTGTATATTGGGAATTAGCATATCTTTTGCCTTAACATTCAGCTTAATAGATTTGATAAATTACTTAATAGGCTTTATTGAAGGATCGATAACAAGACCGTTTATTGAATCCGTAGCTCAG GTGTatttgatattattattcacCATAACAATGGGAGGAATATTCGGATTTATTTTTGGACTTTTGGATGTAGAAGATGAATCGTCTCATCATATTCGCTTGGCATTGATGAAGGCTGAAAATTGTTGTTTTCCCTTGGGCGCCATTTTAGGAGGAATA gCTGGTTTTggaaatgaaatttttaggCAACAGAGCGAGGCGTACAAAATAGAAAACGTTACTGAATTTGATGATGAAGTTTGA
- the PmUG01_14049800 gene encoding thioredoxin peroxidase 2, putative: MKILNKLYNNAFRTSRRAFSLVTKNAHDFSAQGLNKNNEIINVQLSSFFGQKYCCLLFYPLNYTFVCPTEIIEFNKHIKSFEDRNVELLGISVDSVYSHLAWKNMPIEKGGIGNVNFTLISDINKDISKNYNVLYENSFALRGLFLIDLNGKIRHKTVNDLSIGRNVNEVLRIIDSIIHVDNSGDVCPINWKKGDKSFKPNNESLLNYLNEG, translated from the coding sequence ATGAAGATCTTAAACaagttatataataatgcgTTCAGAACATCAAGGAGAGCCTTTTCTTTAGTAACAAAAAATGCCCACGATTTTAGCGCCCAAGGATTAAACaagaataatgaaattataaatgtacaatTGTCATCATTTTTTGGTCAGAAATATtgttgtttattattttatcccTTAAATTATACGTTTGTGTGTCCAACGGAAATAATAGAATtcaataaacatataaaatctTTTGAAGATAGAAACGTGGAGTTATTAGGAATATCAGTAGATTCTGTTTATAGTCATTTGGCATGGAAAAATATGCCAATTGAAAAAGGGGGCATAGGGAATGTCAATTTTACCCTAATATctgatataaataaagatatttcaaaaaattataatgtacTATACGAAAATTCTTTTGCCTTAAGAggtctttttttaatagatttaaatggaaaaattagGCATAAAACTGTGAACGACTTATCAATTGGGAGAAATGTAAATGAAGTCTTAAGAATAATAGATTCTATAATCCATGTTGATAATAGTGGAGATGTGTGTCCAATCAACTGGAAAAAAGGAGATAAATCATTTAAACCGAACAATGAATCTTTgttgaattatttaaatgagggataa